The following is a genomic window from Tachysurus fulvidraco isolate hzauxx_2018 chromosome 24, HZAU_PFXX_2.0, whole genome shotgun sequence.
TGCCACGAGCAATTACATGTACTGGTCAATTCAAAACACGGAGTGGTAGAATTATTTCTAAGCCACAAAGACTTATTGCTGAAATGTAGTTTTGCACAATTGCATATTGGAGATTGATTAATGACATTGGATTGTTTAAAGTGTAATGACTTTTTATGATGTTCAGAATTAAGTTTCatagcaaaagagagagagagagagagagagagagagagagagagagagagagagagagagagaggatgttaTGTGATTTTATAAGGTATTGTGATCACCAGAAGTGTTTGTACTTGACGTATGTCATGATGGTGGAGATAAGTGTTTCCGGTTGCACCTTTGATGGGTAATAAATGTTAACCAGGTGATTTGAAACCACGAGTGACTCTTTGGCGTCTCATTTGCTCCACGTAACGATCTccttaaacacaacacagtttAATGAATAACTTAAACCTTATTATAAAACAAACCTTTTCAGCCACAAATATCTGAATAGGgcagttattaaaaataagcttTTAAATAAGTATGACTGGAGAATTTATATGCACATATTTTTAGTAAAAGAAACATAACCAGTAAGAGTGTTACACAATTAAATTTCTGACATTCAAATTTAAACACAGTGAGAGAATTCATCATCGAGCGAGCAAGTATTTAGAGACACTTTTACTATTCATGATTTACACAGCATACcttattatttttacacaacacacaccacacttttttccacatcacacaccacactttttacacaacacacaccacactttttacacaacacacaccacactttttacacaacacacaccacactttttacacaacacacaccacactttttacacagcacactttttacacaacacacagcacacgttttacacaacacacagcacacgttttacacaacacacagcacacgttttacacaacacacagcacactttttacacaacacacaccacacttttcacacaacacacaccacactttttacacagcAAACTTTAATTTGCACAAATTTGACTTTTCAAACGAGGCACATTGCACCATCAAGTTTGGACAATGGTAAGTTTCCTGATTATgacattatgaatatttaaatttaaatatatctaatattaatcttgagttTTTGTATTATATCTATCTTTAtgttaaccttttgttttatggttatgttctttaaagctgatttgagacaatgtcaattgttaaagtgctatacaaaaaaatttaatcgaatagaaaaatgtaaatttgatCATCAGGAtccatttaatttaaacattcatACTGTCTAGTTTAATATTAAGTTTGTATAGTTTAATattcacttacatttatattcatttcatattaaataGTAAGACAAGTAGCTTATTGTCTTAGCTCTAAAGGCTTAGACCTGATGATTTAACACAGAAGTGGAAgatacagtataataagtaaTAGATTCACGTCTGTTTCTCAAgagaaatgtcattattttcaGCAGTAAGCCTCAGTATGAACTTGTTcaattctgtgtgtttttctgaaaCAATCAGTTTCTCTAAAAGACAactctgtttcttctttcagtTCCAGCATGAAGAAACAGTGGATGTGCTGCCACTACACCTGAGTCTGTACACGTCTCTGACAACATCCACCCCATGTACGAAACCGTGTATGACCCCGTGTACAACCTCGTGTACTACCCCATGTACGACCCCGAATACTACACTGTGTACTACCCTGTCTACAAGCCCTTGGACTGCGAAGAGTACTATCACGTCCAGCCACCCGATGTCtcccccccaacccccaacgGTGGAGACTGTTGAAGAAGAACAACTGGAGCCTTTGTCTCCACCTGAGATTATGTCGCTACCCCAACATGTGACTCCACCCAAACCTGTATTTCTGCCTCAATCTGTGTCTCCACCCGCACTTGCATGTCCCACTGAACCTGTGTCTCCCGCAATATCGGTGTCTCCACCGGAGACTTTGCCTGTACTTCCACCTGAGACCATGTCTCAACCCAAGCCTGTGTCTCCTCCTGATACTTTGTCACAACCCAACCCTGTTGCTCTGTCTGAGACTTTGTCTCCACCTGAGCCTGAACCTCAACTGGCCTCGGCTCTGCCTCCTGTCCAGACAGATAACGCTGCGTCCATCGACTCTTCACCGTCTCTTTTAAAACTGACATGTGGAGAAATTATGGACGCACTGCATGATGAGCTGGAGGAGGCAGAGAAGCTTAAGGAGCAGGAGGTCAGCAAGGAGAAGGAGATCCTTAAACTGGTCGAGAAAAAAGAGGGTGTATTCAAAGAGGGTCTATTCATTGCTATAAGGAACcctaataaaaatgtgtaaaaatacaaCTTCCAAATGTTGCACAAATAAATGTTGGTGTAAAAGACTCGCACAGCAGCAGTAAAAGTGTTGTAAAATAATCAGCTCTAAAATTCCAGctcaataaaacagaattagaAATTAATAACTGAACGCCATTAAAAGCTCAGTTATGAACTATGTAATAACTGAAGAACAGTATTTACCATAAATATAGcattcagcgtcagttcaggcaggccacatagtcaagttcggctatcagctgatgtcaattttctaaccccgcccatcagctgatatTATACCTATGTGCGCtattggtccctttcaaacagggcgccctatttaaatgctttttttcagGCTATCTTCTTTTGTGGGTGCTGCTtgctttgctgctgctgctgctgctgctttgctgctgctgctgctgctgctttgctgctgctttgctgctgctttgctgctgctgctgctgctgctttgctgctgcttgctttgctgctgctgctttgctgctgctttgctgctgctgctgctgctttgctgctgctgctttgctgctgctgctgctgctctgctgCTTTGCTGCTGCTCTGCTGCTTTGCTGCTGCTCTGCTGCTTTGCTGCTGCTTTGCTGCTTTGCTGCTTTGCTGCTTTGCTGCTCTGCTGCTTTGCTGCTCTGCTGCTCTGCTGCTCTGCTGCTCTGCTGCTTTGCTGCTCTGCTGCTCTGCTGCTTTGCTGCTGCTCTGCTGCTGCTCTGCTGCTGCTCTGCTGctgctctgctgctgctgctctgctgctctgctgctgctgctctgctgctgctgctctgctgctctgctgctgctgctctgctgctgctgttctgctgctgctgctctgctgctgctcttctgctgctgctgctgctcttctgctgctgctgctgctcttctgctgctgctgcttaaACTCGGCGGCTAATTAGAGGCTATGCTTCACTATGCTATGCAggtatgttacgctatgttataaGATAAGGTTGTGCTATGCTTTGCTATGCATGTCACAATGGGTTATGCCATGCTTGATTTGCTAGGCTAGAATACCTCatgctaggtaatgctatgccAGCTCGTTATGAtggggctgtttcctctgcattgctgctgctGTGAGTTAAACTTGGTGGCTATTAGAGATTAAACTGCAAGCTAACTCCTTTTATGTTCGTGATATGAAACTATAAGAGGCatgattactattagtatacttGAGCTGAAGGGGACGTTTGAAGATGCTTTGAACTTACGGTAAATCATTACGGCGCGCATGTTCGTGTATAATGGTGCGTTTGTTGAGCCGGAAGTGACCTTAGGGCTggtgtgttgtacagtctgttgtgCTATGCTACGTTAGGCTATACTTTGCTACGCTATGTATATTATACTATGCTAGGTTATAttgtatgttacgctatgttataagataaggttatgctatgcttttGCATTGCTCGTCACAATGGGTCATTCCATGCTTGCTATATTAGGCTAGATTACCTTATGCCTCATTATACCTTGCTATGCCAGCtcgttatgttatgctaggtaggctatgccttgctaggctatgttgcatTATGCTAGGTTAGGcttgccttgctaggctatgttgcatTATGCTAGGTTAGGcttgccttgctaggctatgttacatcatgctatgccttgctagccAAGGTTAGGTTACATTGCCCTATATTATTccttgctaggctgttatgatacgttatgccatgtctcactaggctatgttgggatacgttatgctatgccctgctaagctatgttgagttacgttatgctatgcctcattGGGCAATGttaggttatgttatgctatgcctcgctaggctatgttatgttatgctatgcctcgctaggctatgttgtgttAGGTTATGTTGTGCCTTGCTGGGTCGTGTTACGTGGTGCTGTGTTTATGCCTCGTTGGCTGTAGTGATCCATTATGcggtgccttgctaggcgttactttgcattgtgctgtgcccTGCTGAGCTGTTTTCCATTACGTTGTGCTGGGCCGTGTTGTGTTGCGTTACGCTGGGTATGCCTTAGTGGGCTGTTGTGATTGGTCGAGCTATGCCTCACTAGACTGCTGTGCTTCGCTGGGCTGTGCTTCGCTGGGCTGTTGTAATACATTATGCCGAGCATTGCTGGACTCTTGATTCAGCaaaagcttgattaaatttctctcctctctgtagcAGAGTCCAGCAAAAGAAAGATAGTACCCTTTTGGATTGATAATCAATGGCTACTGGCACTGCTGgtattgtgtttctgtttacattaattaattaattaattaattaaaaaaaagtatgaaagGCACAGAAGCATCCTAACCACTGcttcttcaattatttaatagctgGATTTATCCAAGGTTTTCACAGGAGTATCTTGGTTGCCTACTCATTAGATTCTttgttggaaaaggaagttaagaCTGGATTTCTTGTTGGGTCTTTTGGAAGTCTCCTTTCTCGGGTTGTTGGATGGATCCTAGAGGGATGGCTactcggggggggggggtgtattcAGGGAGAAGGCACATGGTTTCTTGTGTTCTGTTTGGGATTGAgctagctctgctgctgctagctctcctcctcctcctcctcctctgctgctagctctcctcctcctcctctgctgctagctctcctcctcctcctcctctgctgctagctctcctcctcctcctcctctgctgctagctctcctcctcctcctctgctgctgctacctctcctcctcctctgctgctgtccccTAAGGTAGCTGGACCAGGGGTGGAAGGTTTAAGGTTCTGGTTGCTCCTTGGGAAAATGGGATGGCATGATCATGAACCTACTCAActcatttgggcttaaacaaaacatcactagagctaCACACCGccttaatcacacactagatttaataatatcacacggaATACATGTCGCTGAtctagatatcatacctcaaagtgatgacatcacagaccattacctcataatgtacacactacccataaaacagactaactgtgtctcaccacgttatcgactcggtagaactattattccgaccactaaagacaaattcacaaataacctgcctgaactgtctggacttcttactgtacccttaaacacaaacgatctagatgtaatgactaacagcataggtgctatattcactagcacattagacactgttgccccaatcagattaaagaaaGTTAGAGACACAACAcctgcaccgtggtataatagtcatactcacaccctcaaacCCGTACCCTCGAgcgaaaatggagaaaaactaaattagaggtttttagaattgcatataaggacagtatgtccagacaggctctaaaaactgcaaaactcatagaaaataaccagaacaaccccaggtttttatttagcacagtgactagattaacaaaaaaaacagaaatgtgaacacACTATTTCATCACAGTTCAGTTGAGGATtttgagattcttcactgatcaAATTAAAAGCATCATGAACAAAATAGGTGATGTTCAAAATTTGAGAGCAGCTTGTGactcagtctcacctaaagtgctacactcacagctacagtgctttacaagtacaggacaggaagagttaggtaaacttattactacagctaaatcaacaacttgttcactagaccccatcccaactaaattactaaaaGAAGTGTTTTATAAAGCTGGTGAGCTTCTTCTTAACATgattaactcctcgctatctttaggttacgtccctaaatctttcaagttggctGTCATTAGGCCTCTCATTTAAGGaacctaatgaactatcaaattacagacctatttcacatcttctgtttatgtctaaaatactagcaaaggttgtgtctgttcaactgagctccttcttacaggagaacaaccttgaagagtttcagtcaggtttcaggcctcatcatagcacagaaactgcacttgttaaagttacaaatgacttgttcttagcttcggaccaagactgtatgtcactattagtgctgcattcgacactatagatcacaacattcttctagatcgcttaagaattacacaggtattcatggacaggctttaagttggtttagatcctacccgTCTGATCGAcaccattttgtatttttaaatggtAAATCCTCCAgcttattgccagttaattatggggtccctcaaggaccAGTCCTTGGACCCCTGCTATTCTTGAtgtacatgcttccattagggaacatcattagaagacatgggattagtttacactgctatgctgacgatacagttatacatctcatcaaaaccagatgaactaaccaaagtgtccaaattaactcaatgccttagggagataaaagactggatgagctgcaactttctgctgttaaactctgataagacagaaatactacttataggtccaaaaatcAGTACACAAACTCTTTcacttagagggatgtactattactaatagctcgacagtgaaagacctgggtgttatattagacagcaacttgtcctttgaaaatcatatcgcccatagcacaaaaacagccttctttcaccttagaaataggatgggttccccttgagtctggttcctctcgaggtttcttcctttaccatctaaggcaGTTtgtccttgccactgctgcctgagtcacctcagacttgtgtGGCGAGTGTAATGTTGTTACActagattatttaaattattaattaatcgCACTAACAcaaggcttttattttgaaattcgTGTTAGAAGAGATGGCACGGTGATGAATGGTCACGTGACCActagaaaaatattatttttatttctttttctacaaacataattatttctttattgtttttgttttctctcctttttaaaaatgtttattaagaaTTGTATAAGTGGTCATGTGCAAGCGTGAGGGTGGAGCTGACATAATTTCCGATGTGCGCTCTCTTTTGCGGGATTTCAATGCGATGAGGGGTATGTTTTCTCAGCTCCCCGAGAAAGTGTTCAAAAGTAgttaattatttactgtttatggaTGTACTGTACAAAATGTGATTTAGTACCTTTTTCTGTTAAGACATTATTAATTCAAGTTATGCACATTgtaaagatatttttaatgttacGTGTGAATTCACATAATGGCTGCCATGACACGTGCAGTAGGCTGCTGAAACTCATTACATGATGCACACTTAAGTTTTATCTATGTCCTGGGTCATAAAGTTATGAGTGAACAAAgttgtatttattcttaatgATCCAAGAGATTTACACGTATAAATATACCTGTAATGATTGACAGGCACTTCTCGATCAGACGTAATCCTCTTACTGcctgatggtgtctgtgtgcaaCACAGGTATGTAAATAGATCATTTCAgtgttagttcctgttcttagATTTTCTTATTTCTCATGTTACCATTGTATGTGTTTTgatattgttattttgttttaatgct
Proteins encoded in this region:
- the LOC125140137 gene encoding pollen-specific leucine-rich repeat extensin-like protein 1 yields the protein MFQHEETVDVLPLHLSLYTSLTTSTPCTKPCMTPCTTSCTTPCTTPNTTLCTTLSTSPWTAKSTITSSHPMSPPQPPTVETVEEEQLEPLSPPEIMSLPQHVTPPKPVFLPQSVSPPALACPTEPVSPAISVSPPETLPVLPPETMSQPKPVSPPDTLSQPNPVALSETLSPPEPEPQLASALPPVQTDNAASIDSSPSLLKLTCGEIMDALHDELEEAEKLKEQEVSKEKEILKLVEKKEGVFKEGLFIAIRNPNKNV